tgtctactgagcaaccgtctcgccgcgagcatcaactctagcccatcgtttatgtattaaggaacgagcccttattttataaaagggactccctcaccaccattagagagcatcgccgcctgctaagcaaccgcctcgccgcgagcatcaacactagcccatcatttatatattaaggaacgagcccttattctataaaaagaactccctcaccatcattagagagcatcacctctagcccatcattcatgtattgaggagcgaggccttattctataaaagggactccctcaccttcaaacgccacaagccgagccaaccaaggcagcataagccacgagccgagctgcctcgcagcgtgtgctacttctagttgagcgtcatttcagattgaacactgcctcatatcgagcatcagttcaagacagcatctagttacttcgtccatacatggactgaatttcaagtctccagccaaaagactctcttgactgaagacttgggggactactgtttataccatatttagggcctcgtatttagacctcgtataaatatttgggggacttaaatgtattATGTGATAAaagaaggggtaaatatgtaataagtgaagagtcCTTATTCTGtaaaatgacccctcaccctcacaattggaggAGGCCAACTCTTAGGCCTGAAACcttctcacatcccctctcatattacAGAGGCTccctccctcacttctcagagaaatacaatacaatcagtgtggatgtagcccaaaccttggggtgaaccatgatacatcttgtattatttacattacttgcagattcacggtcggatttatgttgttccaagacctccggttttgtgtatcaacatccCTCAACTCAAAAGGACAAATATTGTAATTGTCATATATTTGCTGACCTCTTATTATGGATTGTCTAGTGGATAGGATTAGGTTTAGatattttgggttttttgttgttgttgtaaatgACGACCCATTTTAAGGTTGTACACATTTATTAAGGGATAAGGGTGTAAATGAGTCAAGCGAAGCCAAATACCACAGTGCTTAAGCTTGGTTCGAATGAAATGTTTTATGCTCAAGCTTAGATCAAGATCAATAAAAACTCGTAAGATCATCTCTAAAAGAGATGTCGAAATGtccaaattaataataatagtaaaaaaGGCAGCAATAATGTTTTTAACCCAAGCCAAATCTTATATGGCATGACATGGATGGACAGCCCTAACCTTGCTGCCAAAATTGACAgcaactttaattttttttaatggattATTAAATGCATTTGATTaacattattattttctttttattttaaaatatttattataatagtttaatgtaataaaataatagtttaatttaaCATATTGAGTGgagaataaaactttaaaagatgTCAGAATGCCACATAAgctgtcaaatttaaattttatgtttaaaatttaacATCACCTACGGAAATGCTCTATGAATGATTACTTTAAGCTCAAGCTCGGGTTGACAACAAACCACGAGCTCTTGGATGACTTACCTTATGCTCTATGAATTATTACTTTAAGCTCAAGCTCGAGTTGACAACAAACCTCGAGCTCTTAGATGACTTACCTTGGGCTATCTCCAATGGAGATGGCTATAGGGCCATAGGCCAATTTTTAGTCCGTTCTTTTACAAAACCCAACTCCAATGGAGGGTTGGGCCAAAACCAAGTAGATCCCACCAAGCCAAATTAAAGCCTTTTGGCCATTGGGCTAGGCATGTTGAGCCCGCCTGGCAGGCtatttgttggtttttttttaaaagacgaaattaaaaaaaaattaaatttgtaattttttttttttgctataaatacctaagtcatttCTACACAATTTCTCACATCATTTTCATCCTTCCATAATATCTTACCTCATTTAATCCAATTATTCACATTCTGTTCACCTAAAACACTCTTTTCATACACACTCCTCTCTTACCTTCCAATAatctaaatttaaatttttcaatattttttcaaatGGCACTCAAAATATGTTCAGATAATCTTATTCATTTAGCGACaagtgacactcaaaatatgtttggataaacttattttaatatggtagtttaattcaattaaccaataaagttaaagaacaaacttaaaaataataaattattgaggggctAAAAAATAGCTTATTCGGTTTGAGATGGTATATAAATATGACATGACattgttcatttaaaaataatttcttacaGGGCTATAACTCTAAATGGGGCTAAACATAactcattcggttggagatggcctttgcttctttttaaaatgagctcaacaaaaattaaaaattaatagaagaaataaaaataagggtTAAGTTCGGATAACTACTCAATCTTTAGGGATGATTCTAAATTGGTCCTaaccttttaaaacatttcaaaaaaTATCTAATGTTTTGAAAATTGATATTTGTTCGGTTTACTAGCGTTGTATGTCATATGGATAATTATTAATTCTCAAGTCATTATAGAGCTTTGAATCTTCAAATTAATGTAGTTTAGCTAAGCAAATTTACTACTTAACTTGCTTTAACTTCACTAAAAGGAACCAATTTAAGGAATTAAAGCTCCAAACACAACGATTAGTCGAGACTAACTTATTTGTCCACCTTATCATTTAATGTTGGTAAAATCATCACTTCGCGCCGTGACCTTCCAAAAACTAAGCGTAATAGTTACATAATACACATGTCCAATCCTTGTCGTAGACACCAAATTATAATGCAAATTCATTATGAAGGGATAATGTTATGTTTATCCTATATTAATCACATTACTAATAGTTATCTAAGGCCGGAAGAAATTGGCACGTAGACCTTTGTCAGCTAAATTCCACACTGATGCAATGACTAAAACAACACTCAAACTTAGCCCCAAGAATCCAAGCCCAATATTCACACACCACATAGCACTCTTCGGCTCTGGTTTCTTCATTGTGATCCACATGAAACATGGATAAGCATATGCCAAAGGTAGAGTCATGCCTCCGATTAGAGGTGCTAGGCTCGGCAAGAATGGAAAAGCGACTGCTATGAAAAATACCATTCCTCCGAACAAAATCCGAAAAGCCATCCGAAGCCACTTTGCACATGGCTTGTTCTTCCTGCTAGTGTATTTGAACTCCAAATTATCAAAAACTACCATGCTGTAGATTTGAAATGTGCTTAAGCAGTTTATCACTACAAGTATGCAAATTAGTCCCAACACAAATTTTGATGTTCTTTTATGTCCATTGAATTGTGAAAAAGAGCTCAATATTCGTCCATATGAAGATGGTATCTGCACAATATTTGAAAGGCACTGTCAATCTTTGATCATGCATATATCCCTAgtttggtatatttttcatagtTTGGTTAAAAATAATTTGGAACAAGTGTCACGCTTACGTTGTTTCCATAAGCCCAAGACCCAGCTACGGCAAGAGGAAGGAAGCACATTGCTGTAACTGCATAAGATACAGTCACTCCTCTCCACATCTGGTTTTGGGATGTCTGTTTTGGACTAGATGGCAATGTCCCCTGCATCAGAAGAAACATTAATTAAGCCTATTTATGTGTTAAACGAACTCACACTACAATTTTCTTGGTAACAACCGAGAGAATCGATCACTTTAATACAGCACAAACACTCACTTGAATCTCAAGAATGACATTGTGGCCTCTGAATGCAAGAACAATGATGCCAAGAGCATTCAGAATCATCCCAAATCTATCCATTTTTTCATCCATCTCTGGTGGGTTGTACGAAATGCCACTAGGCCTCCCCTTGCCAATTGAAAGGCCCCAAATAAGAGTACAATATGCAATTGCTGTGGTGGCACCAATAAGTGAGACCCAAGCTATGGAGTTCAAGTTGGGAAGCTGAGCCACAACAATAGCCATGCAGATGAACAGCAAGAAGCACTCTGTGGCAGTCAATGAGTTAACATCCCAAAcattttttagaaatagtttcATGGTTCCACCTCCTATGATGATTAGCTGGGCACACGTGCCCCCTGATAAGTACATTACTGGGAATATAGTGAGCAATTTCCCTAACTTTGGACctgaaaacataaaataaaatgtctaGTTAATACACTACTAGGCGCGTGTTAGGGGGTGGTGTTTGGtatggaagaagaagagttcGCTTGGACTAACCAAAGGCTGTTATTGCGAGGTGCAGGTATCTACTGTACCGAATTCCGGAGTTGGATTCGTGTAGATGTACGAGAAGCCATGAGGTGTAGAGTTGCCATGCGAACGCTAGTGACAAGCCTATAATTCCCCATGTCCTACAACAATTGAAAAAATTTAAGGAAAGCATTAGGCTCGTTAGAACAAAATATTACACCCATTAGAAAATGAGCTAAGTTTAAACAAAATATTAGACTCGTTAGGACAAAATATTACACTCGATAAGATAATGAGCCAAGATTGAACTTTGGCACATTCGCCTCATAAAGCTGGGaccaacatattttttttaagggagttttaacaaaacactcacggtactgttcacttttaacgaaaaaccacatttttacctttaactgatactattcactatacctttcaaaaggacttttcgttaaaagagaagtttttttggacttttcgttagttttccttttttttaatcgGCTGTACAACCATTTCAAAGTATTTAGCTCATAATCCTTACCTTATTTTGTCATGTAATATTTCAATACCAATACCAACGGTTTAGTTATTAAGCAgcttatatgtttttttttatattaattttatattttcattaagctGAGCCAAAGAAAAACTCAAGTTTAATttatgggagttttaacaaaaaacctgcggtactgttcactttatcgaaaaaccacatttttacactaaaaagtcaaacctattactattcattttatcctttattttgtccttatcattaaaaactcaaagttttcaaatcattttcattagttttcctttaatttataGCCGACCTAGGCTTGAAAATTTCATATGAGGCGAGCTTGAGCATGCATTAAGAGATTTTTTCTAGCTTGATTATGTTTTACGAGCTTGAGCACAAATAATATCAACCAACCTGAACTTGAACATCTTAGTACTTAGCTAGGGCAGGAAATTtttcccgaaaatcccaaaccaaaccaaaaaaatccgaTCCCATATCGAAACATCTCAAACCGATAATACGGAAATTTTTGGGATCCATACCGAATCGATTCCGAACCTTTCGGTACGGGAATCGGGATTACATATTCAATGGTTCAAGAATCCCGAACCGAAgcgaaaatatatatgtatatttattttggttcaTGCATGTTGAATATTGAATTATTAGAAATAGAAGTATGAAAGTAAGTAATTTGGAATTTTAGAAGGTCAGTTTGATTTGATAAGAATGATTTTGATATTTCAATAGGTAAGAAATTTCAAATTGGTAATAGGTAAAAAACCTAAATTtcaattaatataaaattaggCAACAACATTTTAAGTCAAAAGCCTAAATTTTTGCTCATTACCCAAAAATCTTAAATTTATGGTCAAAAGCCCAAAAACCAAAATGCAATCCTGATTCATCCCGaaatatcgaaaatattttAAGAATTCCGAAAATAAAGAAtaccaaaattttgatttaagattggtcttcaaattcccaTTTCAAAAATTTTTTGTTTGAGATTCAAGATCCATTTTCGGGTTGGGATCCACCTAACCACCGTTAGCTTCGGCTCAtttgccccccccccccccccctaacGGATTTATAACTATTGTTTATTGTACAGACTCAATTGGGCAGatatccatgtcaaaattgGTTGGCGCTTGTCATTGTGCAAGAAGTTTCCATCAGATGTTAACGTTGTGAGGACCATATTTTATACTGGAATATATTGacctataaaaatatatattttttaattattgcaCATGCTTAATGCTTAATAAAACCAGGTGATTATTCAGGCTATTTTATGATCAGCCTAAATTAGGTCCAAGAATGCAGGGGCAGGCAGCGTTCGCATGGAACAGTAATTACCTAATTAAATTCAAGTAAAATTTAACAGACAAACCAGAAGTGTTTCTTGTGAAATTAGACTCAATCATGTTGCATATAATCTAATATCCTAATAGATAGGATATTTAGTTTCCTCTTATGTGTTCCGAGttcgaatattttttttttctaaattattgtaataatttcaaatcatcttcacttcgcttaataataataaaaattaaaaaaaaattcatcttgTAAATTATTGGTCCTCATTTTTTTCTGTTTATTTGAGAAAAAAGTAATCTATATTAGAACTTATAAGTTAATGGTAgcagaagaaaaaataattatattatttgtaTTGGGAGATTCCAAATCTCATGGAGATTTGAAACTGAACAAAAGCAAATTGTCAAAAGCAAAATAAGACAAGAAAAACGCGGAAGAAACTTGACTTTAGGTCCCTCCTTCCCCTAGACAAGGACTGCGGTTGGTATTTGGTTGGCACGGCCGACGGTGTTGAACTGCAACTCAAACTCTAGGAAAAAAAAGACTGACCCGTACGTCATCTTTCCTTCCCATTCGTATCTAGGCTTATCACATCCTATCAGAAGCCTAGTCCACCTAGGTTTTCTTATCTCATCATAATTCTATTACCCATCTATGTATCCTGATCCCCATTTAATGAATTTCAACTTCATTTTAAATTCATTCCGACTACTTGTCGATCTGTCACCACAACCACACAACAGACATTCTAAATCAATTTGAACTGTACTGGTAAATTtcgaacaaaaaaataaaaagatggtaaatattaaaagaaaattgaagttttactataaaattaattagtaatataaaaaaatcattacttataagcacatataatatttatttttacctaATATGAGATTTATACTCTCAAAACGATTTTTCATGTGTTGCGAAATTGTAAACCTAACACGTGAACAACATAAATCGGATGACATGAATAGTGTGTGACAGTTGGAACTAACACACGAGACAATTTGCGCTGATACCATGAATAAAAAAGGTTCTACCTAAAACCAATTGGAAAAATGATAAGCAGATCAATTACTAACATGAAAGGTCTTTTCATTTTACGATGTGGGAATAATACTCGCAACAAATCTTGGGCAGCATCAAGGACCCAGTGctgattttaatgatttcaTACCATCAAAAAACATATAGGATGAAGAACCCTAATTCCTAATGAATAATTGTTTCGGTGATATGAACATGTTATGAGGCAAAGTTATGATTTTTAATACATCTAGAGTTTA
This genomic interval from Malus domestica chromosome 05, GDT2T_hap1 contains the following:
- the LOC103445276 gene encoding lysine histidine transporter-like 8, with the translated sequence MINLEEVAVEANCREEITRQSHSLSSLFRSPSGYSAQVIPITTTPPKESTEIWVGGELIPQDAWLPITESRNGNVFSATFHLLCSGIGVQSLLLPLAFATVGWTWGIIGLSLAFAWQLYTSWLLVHLHESNSGIRYSRYLHLAITAFGPKLGKLLTIFPVMYLSGGTCAQLIIIGGGTMKLFLKNVWDVNSLTATECFLLFICMAIVVAQLPNLNSIAWVSLIGATTAIAYCTLIWGLSIGKGRPSGISYNPPEMDEKMDRFGMILNALGIIVLAFRGHNVILEIQGTLPSSPKQTSQNQMWRGVTVSYAVTAMCFLPLAVAGSWAYGNNIPSSYGRILSSFSQFNGHKRTSKFVLGLICILVVINCLSTFQIYSMVVFDNLEFKYTSRKNKPCAKWLRMAFRILFGGMVFFIAVAFPFLPSLAPLIGGMTLPLAYAYPCFMWITMKKPEPKSAMWCVNIGLGFLGLSLSVVLVIASVWNLADKGLRANFFRP